One region of Hymenobacter sediminicola genomic DNA includes:
- a CDS encoding amidohydrolase, translating to MADLTVSFVQASLQWHDPAANRAELQRHIGEISIATDLIVLPEMFTTGFSMDAPQLAETMSGPTVAWMQELAVARDAVIAGSIIIRDEQGSYFNRLLWVRPDGSISYYNKRHLFSIAGEQNVYTAGTERLIEEWRGWRICPLVCYDLRFPVWSRNPMHQPYDLLLYVANWPASRRTAWMTLLRARAIENLAYTMGVNCVGIDGNSLAYAGDSALLDMRGEYLVEVGNQETGITRSLRRADLEAFRERFPALQDADPFELTQSEEVAR from the coding sequence ATGGCTGACCTCACCGTTTCTTTTGTGCAAGCCTCCTTACAGTGGCACGATCCGGCAGCTAATCGTGCGGAGCTGCAGCGGCATATTGGTGAAATATCCATTGCCACCGACCTGATTGTACTGCCCGAAATGTTCACTACTGGCTTCAGCATGGATGCGCCCCAACTGGCAGAAACCATGTCGGGCCCAACTGTGGCCTGGATGCAGGAATTGGCCGTTGCCCGTGATGCCGTTATTGCCGGCAGTATTATTATTCGGGACGAGCAGGGGAGTTATTTCAACCGTCTGCTATGGGTGCGCCCCGATGGCAGCATCAGCTATTACAACAAGCGCCATCTGTTTTCGATAGCCGGCGAGCAGAACGTTTACACAGCCGGTACTGAGCGCCTGATTGAGGAATGGCGCGGCTGGCGCATCTGTCCACTGGTCTGCTACGACCTGCGCTTTCCGGTCTGGAGCCGCAACCCCATGCACCAGCCCTACGACCTACTGCTGTATGTAGCGAACTGGCCGGCCTCGCGCCGCACCGCCTGGATGACGCTGCTACGGGCCCGGGCCATAGAAAACCTGGCCTATACAATGGGAGTGAATTGCGTGGGCATCGATGGCAACAGCTTGGCCTACGCCGGCGACTCTGCCCTGCTTGACATGCGTGGCGAATATCTGGTGGAGGTGGGAAACCAGGAAACCGGTATCACCCGCTCCCTCCGCCGCGCCGATCTGGAGGCGTTCAGGGAACGGTTTCCAGCGCTCCAGGACGCCGACCCCTTCGAACTGACCCAATCAGAAGAGGTAGCACGCTAA
- the hflX gene encoding GTPase HflX, whose translation MAKKPNSGGRQHTNSTRHPGAVDSAKGRAGRILAKGNKEATYETSVEAESAVLVAVPDKRQADARTQEYLDELAFLAETAGVTVTKRFVQRLDKPDIRTFVGEGKLEEIKAYVQHSGTSMVIFDDDLSPSQLRNLEAELKVKIVDRSLLIIDIFASRAKSATARTQVELAQYQYLLPRLTGLWTHLDKQRGGGVSQRGPGETEIETDRRVVRERIDFLKEKLKDLDRQSHTQRKSRGGVVRVALVGYTNVGKSTIMNLLSRSDVFAENKLFATVDSTVRKIVFDNIPFLLSDTVGFIRKLPTRLIESFKSTLDEIREADLLIHVVDISHPTFEEQMEVVNETLKDIEAADKPMLLVFNKIDQYRADAPASPEFEDMNIDEDEPVRPTLEQLQDTYMAKLHDPVIFISAQERENIDELRALITRHVSKIHMERYPNFIPGFSVEE comes from the coding sequence ATGGCGAAGAAACCCAACTCCGGCGGCCGCCAGCATACCAACAGCACCCGCCACCCTGGCGCCGTGGATAGCGCCAAGGGCCGCGCAGGCCGCATTCTGGCCAAAGGCAACAAAGAAGCCACCTACGAAACTTCGGTGGAAGCCGAATCAGCCGTGCTGGTGGCCGTGCCTGACAAGCGCCAGGCTGACGCCCGCACCCAGGAATACCTTGACGAGCTAGCCTTTCTGGCCGAAACGGCCGGCGTGACGGTCACGAAACGCTTTGTACAGCGCCTCGACAAGCCCGATATCCGCACGTTTGTGGGGGAGGGTAAGCTCGAGGAAATCAAGGCGTACGTGCAGCATTCGGGGACCAGCATGGTCATCTTCGACGATGACCTCTCGCCTTCGCAGCTACGCAACCTAGAAGCTGAGCTGAAGGTCAAAATTGTGGACCGCAGCCTGCTTATCATCGATATTTTCGCCAGCCGGGCTAAGTCGGCCACGGCCCGCACGCAGGTAGAGCTGGCCCAGTACCAGTACCTGCTACCCCGCCTCACCGGTCTCTGGACTCACTTGGACAAGCAGCGTGGCGGTGGCGTGAGCCAGCGTGGACCAGGTGAAACCGAAATCGAGACGGACCGACGCGTAGTGCGGGAGCGGATTGACTTCCTGAAAGAGAAGCTTAAGGACCTCGATAGGCAGAGCCACACTCAGCGCAAGTCGCGCGGCGGCGTGGTGCGAGTGGCCTTGGTTGGGTACACCAACGTGGGCAAAAGCACCATCATGAACCTGCTGAGCCGCTCCGATGTATTTGCCGAAAACAAGTTGTTTGCCACCGTCGACTCTACGGTGCGCAAAATTGTGTTCGACAACATTCCCTTCCTGCTCTCCGACACCGTTGGGTTTATCCGCAAGCTGCCGACCCGCCTGATTGAGAGCTTCAAAAGCACCCTCGACGAAATCCGGGAAGCCGACCTGCTGATTCATGTAGTGGACATTTCCCACCCTACTTTCGAAGAGCAGATGGAGGTAGTGAATGAGACGCTCAAGGACATTGAAGCCGCCGACAAACCCATGCTACTCGTCTTCAATAAGATTGACCAGTACCGCGCCGACGCCCCTGCCTCGCCCGAGTTCGAGGATATGAACATTGATGAGGACGAGCCGGTGCGGCCTACCTTGGAGCAGCTACAGGACACGTATATGGCCAAGCTCCATGACCCGGTCATTTTCATCTCGGCACAGGAGCGTGAAAACATCGACGAACTGCGGGCCCTCATCACGCGGCACGTGAGCAAGATTCACATGGAACGCTACCCAAACTTTATTCCGGGCTTCTCCGTAGAGGAGTAG
- a CDS encoding methionine aminotransferase, with the protein MARPVLVSKLPDIGTSIFSLMTQLAQECGAINLAQGFPDYDPPVALQQALARHATTPGHHQYAPMPGLLRLREAIAHKTARVYGVSAPDPATEVTITCGATEALYAVLAAVVHPGDEVLVLEPAYDLYGPAIRLQGGVPIYVPLEAPDFRPDWDRVRAALTPRTRLIMLNSPHNPSGAVLSAQDLHLLADLLRDTDTFVLSDEVYEHMVFDEQPHQSVLLHPELRERAFVLSSFGKTYHATGWKMGYCIAPAALTAEVRRVHQFLTFAVSTPTQHALADALETDTTHDQSLPDFYQYKRDLFRSLLAGSRFELLPVPGGYFQLARYRQISAEGDVAFAQRLTREAGVAVVPVSAFYHDGHDDGLIRFCFAKQDSTLHAAAQRLVGL; encoded by the coding sequence ATGGCCCGTCCTGTCCTCGTTTCCAAGCTGCCCGACATCGGTACCAGCATTTTCTCCTTGATGACCCAGTTGGCGCAGGAGTGTGGTGCCATCAATCTGGCGCAGGGCTTCCCAGACTACGACCCACCAGTGGCGTTGCAGCAGGCGCTGGCTCGGCACGCCACCACGCCCGGCCATCACCAATATGCTCCAATGCCGGGTCTGCTGCGCCTGCGCGAAGCCATTGCCCACAAAACGGCCCGCGTCTACGGCGTGTCGGCTCCCGACCCAGCCACAGAAGTAACCATAACTTGCGGCGCAACGGAGGCGCTTTATGCGGTGCTGGCAGCCGTGGTGCATCCGGGAGATGAAGTGCTGGTGCTAGAACCTGCCTATGACCTTTATGGTCCGGCCATTCGGCTTCAGGGAGGCGTACCGATTTATGTGCCTTTGGAAGCCCCCGACTTCCGCCCCGACTGGGACCGGGTACGGGCCGCTCTCACGCCGCGCACCCGGCTTATTATGCTCAACTCACCGCACAACCCCAGCGGCGCGGTGCTGAGCGCTCAGGATCTGCACCTGCTTGCGGACCTGCTGCGCGACACCGATACGTTCGTACTCAGCGACGAAGTGTATGAGCATATGGTATTTGATGAGCAGCCGCACCAAAGCGTGCTTCTGCATCCGGAGTTGCGGGAGCGGGCCTTCGTACTGTCTTCTTTCGGCAAAACGTACCACGCTACGGGCTGGAAAATGGGCTATTGCATAGCTCCGGCTGCTCTTACGGCAGAGGTACGCCGGGTGCATCAGTTTCTGACTTTCGCCGTGAGTACTCCTACGCAGCACGCGCTGGCCGATGCCCTGGAAACCGATACTACCCACGACCAGAGCCTGCCAGACTTCTACCAGTACAAGCGCGACCTGTTCCGCAGCCTACTGGCGGGCTCCCGCTTTGAACTGCTGCCCGTGCCCGGCGGCTATTTTCAGCTGGCCCGCTACCGGCAGATTTCTGCCGAAGGGGATGTGGCGTTTGCCCAGCGGCTCACACGTGAAGCGGGTGTGGCAGTAGTGCCCGTTTCCGCTTTCTATCATGATGGCCACGACGACGGGCTGATCCGATTCTGCTTCGCGAAGCAGGATAGCACATTGCATGCGGCGGCACAGCGGTTGGTTGGTCTGTAA
- a CDS encoding T9SS type A sorting domain-containing protein, giving the protein MTQRVIHSFSVLILLLAVGLPTVATAQNTAFGFEFRDVAKVVQAGDTLRSPWAGGLDSPQFSSLDLNGDSQNDLFIFDRRTRRVLTFLNAAAPGGGRQWQYAPDYALLFPADLQNWALLRDYDCDGRPDLFTSANNGNDVRVFRNVAGVGGRPQFQLVVAQIRAAFAGSSPININTGNNLPSIKDVDGDGRLDILVVDWDSNRIISQYQNISTGSCGGLSFELTNQVWGNIRNCLGTCGSYLFSATPVICRPGQVQHTFGSNLTLVDLDGDGDQDALMGRDYCTELVSMLNQGTPQSAAMTSANTNFPTAATAVRLPYFPAAYHLDVNFDGRPDLLVAPNVYDNLDSIEMRRTVRYYENTSTGAAPVFDFRQPDFLQKEMIETSTQAAPVFLDVDADGRQDLLVSGLRRDAPGGFLVASLAYYRNTGTATRPVYQLITSDYLNLSSKKFGGLRPTIADLNRDGAPDLVCIGYYSIGRRQFLGYYQNLAAAGQAPNFDTATMRYIENVPNDADDAVTFFDVDNDGYLDMLYGTYSNRSDFPAGQGLWYFRNNGTSPVESAFVLTNSDFGQIRTAAGTRPAKLYPIVADFDGDTMPDLVTIDATGTVKFFANLRAQNGIFLERTSLFYNAATGAYDDGYLGNRESNHFALAAADVNGDGAPELFIGTEAGGVLAATTRNRVLSTRGAATQALPLSLYPNPATATTTVEAARPVSLSLLDLTGRVVRTAATPARQHHLDLRGLAAGLYLVRCQTADGQIGIQRLVVK; this is encoded by the coding sequence ATGACTCAACGCGTTATTCATTCGTTTTCCGTTCTGATTCTGCTGCTCGCGGTTGGTTTGCCCACTGTAGCAACTGCCCAAAATACGGCTTTTGGCTTTGAATTCCGGGATGTGGCAAAAGTAGTGCAGGCCGGCGATACCCTGCGCAGCCCCTGGGCCGGTGGCCTCGACTCGCCCCAGTTTTCCAGCCTCGACCTGAACGGCGACAGCCAAAACGACTTGTTCATCTTCGACCGGCGCACACGGCGGGTGCTGACGTTCCTCAATGCGGCCGCGCCTGGTGGCGGCCGCCAGTGGCAATATGCTCCCGACTACGCGCTGCTGTTTCCGGCAGACCTGCAGAACTGGGCCCTGCTGCGCGACTATGATTGCGACGGCCGTCCGGATCTGTTTACCAGCGCCAACAATGGTAACGATGTCCGGGTATTCAGAAACGTGGCAGGCGTGGGTGGGCGGCCGCAGTTTCAGCTCGTAGTTGCTCAGATTCGGGCTGCATTTGCCGGTTCCTCTCCCATCAATATCAACACGGGCAATAACCTGCCTTCTATTAAGGATGTGGATGGCGACGGCCGCCTCGATATTCTGGTCGTCGACTGGGACAGTAACCGCATTATCTCACAGTACCAGAACATCAGTACCGGCTCCTGCGGCGGGCTCAGCTTTGAGCTGACCAATCAGGTGTGGGGCAACATCCGGAATTGCCTGGGTACATGCGGCTCCTACCTGTTCAGCGCTACGCCTGTCATTTGCCGCCCCGGCCAGGTGCAGCACACCTTTGGCAGCAACCTGACGCTCGTTGACCTAGACGGTGACGGCGACCAGGACGCGCTGATGGGCCGCGACTATTGCACCGAGTTGGTATCGATGCTGAACCAGGGCACGCCGCAGTCGGCTGCCATGACCAGTGCTAATACCAACTTCCCAACGGCTGCTACTGCTGTCCGGCTTCCCTATTTTCCGGCTGCTTATCACCTTGACGTGAACTTTGATGGCCGCCCCGATCTACTGGTGGCGCCCAACGTTTACGACAACCTCGACAGCATTGAAATGCGCCGCACGGTGCGCTACTACGAAAACACCAGTACCGGTGCGGCACCTGTTTTTGACTTTCGGCAGCCCGATTTTCTGCAGAAGGAGATGATTGAAACCAGCACGCAGGCCGCGCCGGTATTTCTGGACGTAGATGCCGATGGCCGGCAAGACCTGCTGGTTTCTGGTCTGCGCCGCGACGCGCCGGGTGGCTTTCTGGTAGCGTCGCTGGCTTATTACCGCAATACTGGTACCGCTACACGCCCGGTATACCAGCTCATCACGAGCGACTATCTAAACCTGTCGTCCAAGAAGTTCGGTGGGCTTCGGCCTACCATCGCCGACCTGAACCGCGACGGTGCGCCGGACCTGGTGTGCATCGGCTACTACTCCATTGGTCGGCGGCAGTTTTTGGGCTACTACCAGAATCTGGCCGCTGCCGGCCAGGCCCCGAATTTCGACACGGCCACGATGCGGTACATTGAAAACGTGCCGAACGATGCCGATGATGCCGTGACGTTCTTTGACGTGGATAACGACGGCTACCTGGATATGCTGTACGGCACCTATTCTAACCGCTCTGACTTTCCAGCGGGCCAAGGCCTGTGGTACTTCCGCAACAATGGCACCAGCCCGGTGGAAAGTGCCTTTGTGTTGACCAACAGCGACTTTGGACAAATTCGTACGGCAGCGGGCACGCGTCCGGCTAAACTGTACCCAATTGTGGCGGACTTTGATGGCGACACCATGCCGGATCTGGTAACTATAGATGCTACTGGCACGGTAAAGTTTTTTGCCAACCTCCGGGCCCAAAACGGCATTTTCCTGGAGCGTACCAGCCTGTTTTATAACGCCGCCACCGGCGCCTACGATGATGGCTACCTCGGCAACCGGGAGTCTAACCACTTCGCGCTGGCTGCCGCTGATGTGAATGGGGATGGTGCCCCGGAACTGTTCATCGGGACGGAAGCCGGAGGCGTGCTGGCTGCCACCACGCGAAACCGGGTGCTGAGCACCCGTGGTGCTGCCACCCAGGCGCTGCCCCTCTCGCTCTACCCCAACCCCGCCACAGCTACTACCACCGTGGAGGCCGCGCGCCCCGTAAGCCTGAGCCTTCTCGACCTCACTGGCCGGGTGGTCCGTACTGCCGCTACGCCCGCTCGCCAGCACCACCTCGACCTGCGCGGCCTAGCCGCTGGCCTCTACCTGGTTCGTTGCCAGACTGCTGACGGCCAGATAGGTATTCAGCGGCTGGTAGTGAAATAA
- a CDS encoding glycosyltransferase family 4 protein gives MRVAIVINTSWNIWNFRRSLVQALQAAGHEVLAIAPPDAYSERLETELGCRYVPIPMENKGTNPIKDALLTRQFYDIYRREKPDVVLHYTIKPNIYGTLAARLAGIPSVNNVSGLGTVFIVKNLVSKVALGLYRFAFRFPRKVFFQNDDDRQLFLQHGLVRPAITDLLPGSGVATDKFRPAATFTRNQPFTFLMIARVLYEKGVEEYFEAARLVREAVPGTRIQLLGGIDESGGVGVKRAVFEQWLTAGNVEYLGTSDDVAAQIRQADCVVLPSYREGTPKTLLEAAAMAKPIVTTDVPGCRETVVDGQNGLLCEVRNASDLAAKMLQILRLSDAELEQMGRAGRHLAETKFDERIVLNKYLQEVAAVGRN, from the coding sequence ATGCGCGTCGCCATCGTCATCAACACCTCCTGGAACATCTGGAATTTCCGCCGCAGTCTGGTGCAGGCCCTGCAGGCCGCCGGGCACGAGGTGCTGGCTATTGCGCCGCCCGATGCCTACTCGGAGCGCCTCGAAACAGAGCTTGGCTGCCGCTACGTGCCCATTCCGATGGAAAACAAGGGCACCAATCCCATCAAGGATGCCTTGCTCACGCGCCAGTTCTACGACATTTACCGCCGCGAAAAGCCCGATGTGGTGCTACACTATACCATCAAGCCCAACATCTACGGCACGCTAGCGGCCCGGCTGGCCGGCATCCCAAGCGTGAACAACGTGAGTGGGCTGGGTACGGTGTTCATCGTGAAAAACCTGGTGAGTAAGGTGGCACTAGGACTCTACCGCTTCGCATTTCGGTTTCCGCGCAAAGTGTTTTTCCAGAATGACGATGACCGGCAGCTGTTTCTGCAGCACGGCCTGGTGCGCCCCGCCATTACAGACCTGCTGCCTGGCTCCGGCGTGGCCACCGACAAGTTCCGGCCCGCGGCCACCTTCACCCGCAACCAGCCCTTCACGTTTCTGATGATTGCGCGGGTGCTCTACGAGAAGGGGGTAGAAGAATATTTTGAGGCGGCCCGCTTGGTGCGCGAGGCTGTGCCCGGCACCCGCATTCAACTGCTGGGCGGTATTGATGAGAGTGGCGGCGTTGGCGTGAAGCGGGCTGTGTTTGAGCAGTGGCTGACGGCCGGCAACGTAGAGTACCTGGGCACATCCGACGACGTAGCGGCCCAGATTCGGCAGGCCGACTGCGTGGTGCTGCCCAGCTACCGCGAAGGCACGCCCAAAACCCTGCTCGAAGCCGCCGCCATGGCCAAACCTATCGTCACGACGGACGTGCCCGGCTGCCGCGAAACCGTGGTAGATGGCCAGAACGGCCTGCTCTGCGAAGTGCGCAACGCCTCGGACCTGGCGGCCAAAATGCTGCAGATTCTGCGTCTTTCCGATGCTGAGCTGGAGCAGATGGGCCGCGCTGGCCGCCACCTCGCCGAAACCAAGTTTGACGAGCGAATCGTCCTGAATAAATACCTGCAGGAAGTAGCCGCCGTGGGCCGCAACTAA
- a CDS encoding UDP-N-acetylmuramoyl-tripeptide--D-alanyl-D-alanine ligase, with the protein MEDIAALYDRFRACTSVSTDSRQQQANTLFFALNGPTFRGADFAPQALAQGARYAVVDDAALAQQAPDRYTYAPDPLQTLQDLAHYHRQQLIIPVLAITGSNGKTTTKELVHAVLSRRYRVQYTRGNLNNHIGVPLTLLSIRPGEHELAIVEMGANHQGEIDLLCRIAAPTHGLITNIGKAHLEGFGGETGIARGKSELFRFLAKVDGTAFVNTLDPKLPALAEVVQQRVTYPGPADTYPATLISAAPQVVLRLFDGSVAEAHITGDYNFPNLAAAAAVGAYFEVPAADIAQALADYAPTNNRSQLVKTSQNEVVLDAYNANPSSMAAALRSFAARPGVPNSAKVVILGDMFELGQESLAEHQALGTLLQGLPLGTVVLIGSDMVRAAEASSAFHYFATKPEAAAWLQTQNMKDRQILIKGSRGMGLETLLELV; encoded by the coding sequence ATGGAAGATATAGCGGCGCTCTACGACCGGTTTCGCGCCTGCACCAGTGTCAGCACCGATTCGCGCCAGCAACAAGCGAATACGCTGTTCTTTGCCCTCAACGGGCCCACCTTTCGCGGGGCCGACTTCGCCCCTCAGGCACTGGCGCAAGGTGCCCGCTACGCTGTAGTAGATGATGCCGCACTGGCCCAGCAGGCGCCAGACCGCTATACCTACGCCCCCGACCCACTGCAAACGCTGCAGGATCTGGCCCACTACCATCGGCAGCAGCTCATTATTCCGGTGTTGGCCATCACGGGCTCGAATGGCAAAACCACTACCAAGGAACTGGTGCATGCTGTGCTCAGCCGCCGCTACCGGGTGCAATACACGCGCGGCAACCTCAACAACCACATTGGGGTACCCCTGACGCTGCTCAGCATCCGGCCCGGCGAGCATGAGCTGGCCATTGTGGAAATGGGGGCCAACCACCAAGGCGAAATAGATCTTCTGTGCCGGATTGCGGCGCCTACGCATGGCCTTATCACCAACATTGGCAAGGCCCACTTGGAAGGGTTTGGGGGCGAAACCGGCATTGCGCGGGGCAAGTCGGAACTGTTCCGGTTCCTGGCGAAAGTAGACGGTACGGCCTTCGTAAATACGCTGGACCCGAAGTTGCCCGCTTTGGCTGAGGTAGTGCAACAGCGCGTCACATACCCCGGCCCCGCCGACACGTATCCGGCTACCCTTATCAGTGCGGCGCCGCAGGTAGTGTTGCGCCTCTTCGATGGGTCGGTGGCGGAGGCTCACATCACCGGCGACTATAACTTCCCGAACCTGGCCGCCGCCGCTGCTGTGGGAGCTTATTTTGAGGTACCGGCCGCTGATATTGCGCAGGCGCTGGCCGACTACGCACCTACTAATAACCGCTCACAGCTGGTAAAAACCAGCCAGAACGAGGTAGTGCTGGACGCCTACAATGCCAACCCCAGCAGCATGGCGGCGGCTCTACGCAGCTTTGCCGCTCGGCCCGGCGTTCCGAACTCGGCCAAGGTGGTTATTCTCGGCGACATGTTTGAGCTGGGGCAAGAAAGCCTTGCAGAACACCAGGCACTGGGCACACTGCTACAGGGCCTGCCACTGGGCACCGTTGTGCTCATCGGGTCGGATATGGTGCGGGCTGCCGAGGCCAGTTCTGCTTTCCACTACTTCGCCACCAAACCCGAAGCGGCGGCCTGGCTACAAACCCAAAACATGAAGGACCGCCAAATCCTGATTAAAGGCTCGCGCGGCATGGGCCTGGAAACACTGCTGGAACTGGTATAA
- the rfbC gene encoding dTDP-4-dehydrorhamnose 3,5-epimerase: MEFKQFDIPDVVEVLPRVFGDARGAFFESFSAQRMKEAGIEGDWVQDNQSRSDRGVVRGLHFQQPPYAQAKLVRVAAGRALDVIVDIRRNSPTYGRHLAVELDAERYNMLYVPVGFAHGFTALEDNTLFLYKCTNYYAPQAEGGLLWNDPALGINWGVHNPTISAKDQVLPTLAEFDSPF, translated from the coding sequence ATGGAGTTTAAGCAGTTCGATATTCCGGACGTGGTGGAAGTGCTGCCGCGGGTATTCGGAGATGCCCGCGGGGCATTTTTTGAGTCGTTCAGTGCCCAGCGTATGAAGGAAGCCGGCATCGAAGGCGACTGGGTACAGGACAATCAGTCGCGCTCCGACCGGGGCGTGGTGCGAGGCCTGCATTTCCAGCAACCACCTTATGCGCAGGCCAAGCTAGTGCGCGTAGCAGCCGGCCGCGCCCTAGATGTGATAGTAGATATCCGCCGCAACTCGCCTACTTATGGCCGGCATCTGGCAGTGGAGCTGGATGCGGAGCGCTACAACATGCTGTATGTGCCGGTTGGGTTTGCCCACGGTTTCACGGCGCTGGAAGACAACACGCTCTTCCTATATAAGTGCACCAACTACTACGCCCCACAAGCGGAAGGTGGTCTACTCTGGAACGACCCTGCGCTAGGTATTAACTGGGGAGTGCATAATCCTACCATCTCTGCCAAAGACCAGGTGCTGCCCACCCTGGCCGAATTCGACAGCCCCTTTTAG
- a CDS encoding c-type cytochrome, producing MAVSSLLLRLHLVVVLAFLLFFALKAGLLLLSRQEALRSLRARTRIVDSVLGLLILVSGGALLAQYPGRVPAWLWTKLALVLLLLPVGIAAMRRQNKLGVVLTLLGFLYVYGLAETGSLALQRPAVPATAAVLPGLAETTATPDAAVPIEDTTARHASGLSTTDAATIAAATPPATDASATASSPEKPILAAGKALFQQNCEVCHGLDGKRGINGAHDLTKSNLNTAGRVYMVTQGLGKMPAFKGQLTEAQIQQVVAYSLTLK from the coding sequence ATGGCCGTTTCTAGCCTTCTTTTGCGCCTGCACCTTGTGGTAGTGCTGGCGTTTCTGTTGTTTTTCGCCCTGAAAGCGGGACTATTGTTGTTGAGCCGCCAAGAGGCGCTGCGCAGCCTGCGTGCCCGCACCCGCATCGTGGATTCGGTGCTGGGCCTGCTGATTCTGGTATCGGGAGGCGCGCTGCTGGCGCAGTACCCGGGCCGGGTACCCGCCTGGCTCTGGACCAAACTAGCCTTGGTACTATTGCTGCTGCCGGTAGGTATTGCGGCCATGCGCCGCCAGAATAAACTAGGTGTGGTGCTCACGCTGCTGGGCTTCTTGTATGTATACGGCCTGGCCGAAACCGGTAGCCTTGCCCTGCAACGCCCTGCTGTGCCAGCCACGGCCGCCGTGCTGCCTGGCCTCGCCGAAACCACCGCCACCCCTGATGCTGCCGTGCCCATCGAAGACACCACGGCTCGCCACGCCAGTGGCCTCTCCACTACCGATGCGGCCACTATTGCAGCGGCTACCCCACCTGCTACTGATGCCAGCGCTACAGCTTCTAGTCCCGAAAAGCCTATTCTAGCCGCAGGTAAGGCTCTGTTTCAGCAGAATTGCGAAGTTTGCCACGGCCTCGATGGTAAGCGCGGCATCAACGGCGCCCACGACCTCACCAAGAGCAACCTCAATACCGCTGGCCGCGTGTACATGGTGACGCAGGGCCTGGGCAAGATGCCCGCTTTCAAAGGCCAGCTCACCGAAGCCCAGATTCAGCAGGTAGTTGCCTATTCGCTGACCCTGAAGTAG
- a CDS encoding PAS domain-containing protein, producing MLWSDITETAAAQTLMRELQPVPMLDALPHLAWLSTPDGTVIHCNKRWHSYTGAPANALADGGFVEYLHPEDRAEAAEAQLRHLPNGKTMELHLRWRGQDGRYRWYLDRVVPLYATGGRLLGWLGTSTDIDEQKRTEIQERRGRELFELMARATNDLMWDWDMTSGRMWYSEEFWQMVGYPPRPDTETVSFWLSLIHPDDLERVTNGVQDDLTTSAKLLESEFRLRRSDGIYLTIQDRACVIHDATGLPVRMVGAMRNISAEVAAH from the coding sequence ATGCTCTGGTCTGATATCACTGAAACTGCTGCCGCCCAAACCCTGATGCGGGAGTTGCAGCCGGTACCCATGCTCGATGCGCTGCCGCACTTGGCCTGGCTTTCCACGCCTGATGGCACCGTCATTCATTGCAATAAGCGCTGGCACAGCTATACTGGAGCGCCTGCCAATGCCCTTGCTGACGGCGGCTTCGTGGAATATCTGCACCCCGAAGACCGGGCGGAAGCTGCCGAAGCCCAGTTGCGCCATTTGCCTAATGGCAAAACCATGGAGCTGCATCTGCGCTGGCGTGGCCAGGACGGCCGCTACCGCTGGTACCTCGACCGGGTAGTACCGCTGTATGCCACCGGTGGCCGTCTGCTCGGCTGGCTGGGCACCTCCACCGACATTGATGAGCAGAAGCGCACTGAAATTCAGGAGCGCCGCGGCCGTGAGCTGTTTGAGTTGATGGCCCGTGCCACCAACGACCTGATGTGGGACTGGGATATGACTTCGGGCCGCATGTGGTACAGCGAAGAGTTCTGGCAGATGGTGGGCTACCCACCCCGCCCGGACACCGAGACTGTCTCGTTCTGGCTCAGTCTCATCCACCCCGATGATTTGGAGCGGGTGACCAACGGCGTGCAGGACGACCTGACGACCAGCGCCAAGCTGCTGGAATCTGAATTCCGGCTGCGGCGCTCCGATGGCATATACCTCACCATTCAGGACCGTGCCTGCGTTATTCATGATGCCACTGGCCTGCCGGTGCGCATGGTAGGCGCTATGCGCAATATCTCGGCAGAGGTAGCCGCGCACTAG